In Streptomyces nojiriensis, one genomic interval encodes:
- a CDS encoding DUF501 domain-containing protein, translating into MQTPPPQTDRTEPTDADIEAFEQQLGRPPRGLRAIAHRCPCGQPDVVETAPRLPDGTPFPTLYYLTCPRAASAIGTLEANGVMKEMQARLAEDKDLAAAYQAAHEDYIQRRDAIEVLQGFPSAGGMPDRVKCLHVLVGHSLAAGPGVNPFGDEALAMLPEWWAKGACVVPCGEKKTDDEEPGA; encoded by the coding sequence ATGCAGACGCCCCCGCCCCAGACCGACCGGACCGAGCCGACCGACGCGGACATCGAGGCGTTCGAGCAGCAGCTCGGCCGCCCGCCGCGCGGGCTGCGCGCCATCGCGCACCGCTGCCCCTGCGGGCAGCCGGACGTGGTGGAGACCGCCCCGCGGCTCCCCGACGGCACCCCCTTCCCGACGCTGTACTACCTGACGTGCCCGCGCGCGGCCTCCGCGATCGGCACGCTGGAGGCCAACGGCGTGATGAAGGAGATGCAGGCCCGGCTCGCCGAGGACAAGGACCTGGCCGCCGCCTACCAGGCCGCCCACGAGGACTACATCCAGCGGCGCGACGCCATCGAGGTGCTCCAGGGCTTCCCGAGCGCCGGCGGCATGCCGGACCGGGTGAAGTGCCTGCACGTGCTGGTCGGCCACTCCCTGGCCGCCGGCCCCGGGGTGAACCCGTTCGGTGACGAGGCCCTGGCGATGCTGCCGGAGTGGTGGGCCAAGGGTGCCTGCGTCGTCCCGTGCGGCGAGAAGAAGACGGACGACGAGGAGCCGGGGGCGTGA
- a CDS encoding FtsB family cell division protein: MAGNRDRFSTFSTATRLKQLGERTAAHVYRSQSRRQVRRSRLTGRAALLVLVLCTLVVALAYPMRQYVSQRSEIAKQQRAAAAARDRLERLRDEKARWQDDAYAEQQARKHLHFLRPGEISYIMSDPGAQPPQPHRTGHAGSDRPWYSNVWDGVDKADRPGE, from the coding sequence ATGGCCGGGAACCGGGATCGGTTCTCCACCTTCTCCACCGCGACGAGGCTCAAGCAGCTCGGCGAGCGGACCGCCGCCCACGTCTACCGGTCGCAGTCGCGGCGTCAGGTCCGCCGCAGCCGGCTCACCGGCCGCGCCGCGCTCCTGGTGCTCGTCCTCTGTACGCTGGTCGTCGCCCTCGCGTATCCGATGCGCCAGTACGTCTCCCAGCGCTCGGAGATCGCGAAGCAGCAGCGGGCCGCCGCGGCCGCGCGGGACCGCCTGGAGCGGCTCCGCGACGAGAAGGCCCGCTGGCAGGACGACGCCTACGCGGAGCAGCAGGCGCGCAAGCACCTGCACTTCCTGCGCCCGGGGGAGATCAGTTACATCATGAGCGACCCCGGGGCCCAGCCCCCGCAGCCGCACCGGACCGGCCACGCCGGCTCCGACCGCCCCTGGTACTCCAACGTCTGGGACGGCGTCGACAAGGCCGACCGCCCCGGCGAGTGA
- the eno gene encoding phosphopyruvate hydratase, with product MPSIDVVVAREILDSRGNPTVEVEVGLDDGSTGRAAVPSGASTGAFEAIELRDGDPNRYFGKGVEKAVLAVIEQIGPELVGYDATEQRLIDQAMFDLDATDNKGSLGANAILGVSLAVAHAASEASDLPLFRYLGGPNAHLLPVPMMNILNGGSHADSNVDIQEFMIAPIGAESFSEALRWGAEVYHTLKKVLHTKGLSTGLGDEGGFAPNLESNRAALDLIIEAIKQAGYTPGKDIALALDVAASEFYKDGQYEFEGKSRSAAEMTDYYAELVEAYPLVSIEDPLFEDDWDGWKTITDRLGAKVQIVGDDLFVTNPERLARGIEEGSANALLVKVNQIGSLTETLDAVEMAQRNGFKCMMSHRSGETEDVTIADLAVAVNCGQIKTGAPARSDRVAKYNQLLRIEEILDDAAVYAGRSAFPRFKG from the coding sequence GTGCCGTCCATCGACGTCGTCGTAGCCCGGGAAATCCTGGACTCCCGAGGCAACCCCACGGTCGAGGTCGAGGTGGGCCTCGACGATGGCAGCACCGGCCGTGCTGCAGTTCCGTCCGGCGCCTCCACCGGTGCATTCGAGGCCATCGAGCTCCGTGACGGTGACCCCAACCGTTACTTCGGCAAGGGTGTCGAGAAGGCCGTCCTCGCCGTCATCGAGCAGATCGGCCCGGAGCTCGTCGGCTACGACGCCACCGAGCAGCGTCTGATCGACCAGGCCATGTTCGACCTGGACGCCACCGACAACAAGGGCTCGCTCGGCGCCAACGCCATCCTCGGCGTGTCCCTGGCCGTCGCGCACGCCGCGTCCGAGGCCTCGGACCTTCCGCTCTTCCGCTACCTCGGCGGTCCGAACGCGCACCTGCTGCCCGTTCCGATGATGAACATCCTCAACGGTGGGTCGCACGCCGACTCCAACGTGGACATCCAGGAGTTCATGATCGCCCCCATCGGCGCGGAGTCCTTCTCCGAGGCGCTGCGTTGGGGTGCCGAGGTCTACCACACCCTCAAGAAGGTCCTGCACACCAAGGGCCTCTCCACCGGCCTGGGCGACGAGGGCGGCTTCGCCCCGAACCTGGAGTCCAACCGCGCCGCGCTCGACCTCATCATCGAGGCCATCAAGCAGGCCGGCTACACCCCGGGCAAGGACATCGCGCTCGCGCTCGACGTCGCCGCGTCCGAGTTCTACAAGGACGGCCAGTACGAGTTCGAGGGCAAGTCCCGCTCGGCCGCCGAGATGACCGACTACTACGCCGAGCTCGTCGAGGCGTACCCGCTGGTCTCCATCGAGGACCCGCTGTTCGAGGACGACTGGGACGGCTGGAAGACCATCACCGACCGCCTCGGCGCCAAGGTCCAGATCGTCGGTGACGACCTGTTCGTCACGAACCCGGAGCGTCTGGCCCGCGGTATCGAGGAGGGCTCCGCGAACGCCCTGCTCGTGAAGGTGAACCAGATCGGTTCGCTGACCGAGACCCTGGACGCCGTCGAGATGGCCCAGCGCAACGGCTTCAAGTGCATGATGTCCCACCGCTCCGGTGAGACCGAGGACGTCACCATCGCCGACCTCGCCGTCGCCGTGAACTGCGGTCAGATCAAGACCGGCGCCCCGGCCCGCTCGGACCGTGTCGCCAAGTACAACCAGCTGCTGCGCATCGAGGAGATCCTCGACGACGCCGCGGTGTACGCGGGCCGCAGCGCCTTCCCGCGCTTCAAGGGCTAA
- a CDS encoding transglycosylase family protein: MLLSGKGKHRRGTAIERSVRIVTLAGVAGVAVAAPLMAAGTASAATTSEWDKVAQCESGGNWSINTGNGYYGGLQFSPSTWAGFGGKSYAAQANQASKSQQIAVAEKVLKSQGKGAWPSCGKGLSNSAYTGGGSETPASSKPQSKPQSKPQPKPETKKTETKAAPKQETKRTEAPTTRSERAEAPVAPKTGNGSYEVKPGDTLGTIAEANGVKGGWQQLFELNKDIVSDADLIFPGQKLKLS; the protein is encoded by the coding sequence ATGCTGCTTTCCGGCAAGGGCAAGCACCGTCGCGGTACTGCAATCGAGCGGTCTGTCCGGATCGTCACGCTCGCCGGTGTCGCCGGTGTGGCCGTGGCCGCCCCCCTGATGGCCGCGGGCACCGCCAGCGCCGCCACCACGTCCGAGTGGGACAAGGTCGCGCAGTGCGAGTCCGGTGGCAACTGGTCCATCAACACGGGCAACGGCTACTACGGCGGTCTGCAGTTCTCGCCGTCCACGTGGGCCGGGTTCGGTGGCAAGTCGTACGCCGCGCAGGCCAACCAGGCCTCCAAGTCGCAGCAGATAGCCGTCGCGGAGAAGGTCCTCAAGAGCCAGGGCAAGGGCGCCTGGCCGTCCTGCGGCAAGGGTCTGTCGAACTCCGCCTACACCGGTGGCGGCTCCGAGACCCCGGCGTCGTCGAAGCCGCAGTCCAAGCCGCAGTCGAAGCCGCAGCCGAAGCCCGAGACCAAGAAGACCGAGACCAAGGCCGCGCCGAAGCAGGAGACCAAGCGCACCGAGGCTCCGACCACCCGCTCCGAGCGCGCCGAGGCCCCGGTCGCGCCGAAGACCGGCAACGGCTCGTACGAGGTCAAGCCGGGCGACACCCTGGGCACCATCGCCGAGGCCAACGGCGTCAAGGGCGGCTGGCAGCAGCTCTTCGAGCTGAACAAGGACATCGTCTCGGACGCCGACCTGATCTTCCCGGGCCAGAAGCTGAAGCTCAGCTGA
- a CDS encoding transglycosylase family protein, with translation MPLLAATSATAADTSTWDKVAECESGGSWSANFGSGAYGGLQFTQEEWQSAGGLDFAERPDLASRSQQIAVAERVLGSTGPQAWPLCAASAGLVRESPAAQVDPGLPGGHGPIAPAPSRPDDAVPSTGGGKPSTDYGSPTPAPAPSPSGTPFLIPDAPSIGLPVMPAPDVPTTPPADPTAPVQPGGPTGTPTPVDPTAPTLPVDPTAPTTSPSTPGLPPVDPTAPTAPAVPQTTATTPVEGNGKHRGAPEAEPKASSDAASDPTYTVQAGDSLATIAVAKGVKGGWNGLYQANEQVIGEDADLIKPGQNLDLTPQ, from the coding sequence ATGCCACTGTTGGCCGCCACCAGCGCCACCGCCGCCGACACGTCCACGTGGGACAAGGTGGCCGAGTGCGAGAGCGGCGGCTCGTGGAGCGCGAACTTCGGCAGTGGCGCCTACGGCGGACTCCAGTTCACCCAGGAGGAGTGGCAGAGCGCCGGCGGGCTCGACTTCGCCGAGCGCCCCGACCTGGCGAGCCGTTCCCAGCAGATAGCCGTCGCCGAGCGGGTGCTGGGCTCGACGGGGCCGCAGGCCTGGCCGCTGTGCGCGGCCTCGGCCGGTCTGGTCCGGGAGAGCCCCGCCGCACAGGTGGACCCCGGTCTCCCCGGCGGCCACGGTCCCATCGCCCCCGCGCCGTCCCGCCCGGACGACGCCGTTCCGTCCACCGGGGGCGGCAAGCCGTCCACGGACTACGGGTCCCCGACCCCGGCCCCGGCCCCGAGCCCGTCCGGTACCCCGTTCCTGATCCCCGACGCGCCGTCCATCGGACTGCCCGTCATGCCCGCGCCGGACGTCCCGACGACGCCTCCGGCCGACCCGACGGCGCCGGTCCAGCCGGGCGGCCCGACCGGTACGCCGACCCCCGTCGACCCGACGGCGCCGACGCTGCCGGTGGACCCGACCGCGCCCACCACCTCGCCTTCCACGCCGGGCCTGCCCCCGGTCGACCCGACGGCCCCCACGGCCCCGGCGGTCCCGCAGACCACCGCCACCACTCCTGTCGAGGGCAACGGCAAGCACCGCGGTGCGCCGGAGGCCGAGCCGAAGGCGTCGTCTGATGCCGCGTCGGACCCCACCTACACGGTCCAGGCGGGCGACAGCCTGGCGACCATCGCGGTTGCCAAGGGCGTAAAGGGGGGCTGGAACGGTCTCTACCAGGCCAATGAGCAAGTCATCGGTGAGGACGCCGACCTCATCAAGCCCGGCCAGAACCTGGATCTAACCCCGCAATAA
- a CDS encoding cytochrome P450 family protein: MHEQTSGTPAESPADLPADASSAEGPTLFDWEFATDPYPAYAWLREHSPVHRTKLPSGVEAWLVTRYADARQALADQRLSKNPAHHAEPAHAKGKTGIPGERKAELMTHLLNIDPPDHTRLRRLVSKAFTPRRVAEFAPRVQALTDHLIDAFAGKGEADLIHEFAFPLPIYAICEMLGVPREDQDDFRDWAGMMIRHGGGPRGGVARSVKQMRTYLGELIHRKRDDLGDDLISDLIRASDHGDHLTEGEATAMAFILLFAGFETTVNLIGNGVHSLFMNPGQRERLQLSLAAGESGLLATGVEELLRYDGPVELATWRFATEPLTLGGMRIEAGDPVLVVLAAADRDPERFADPDTLDLSRTDNQHLGYGHGIHYCLGAPLARLEGQTALATLLTRLPDLELAVPPQDLRWRGGLIMRGLRTLPVRFAAQNTCAKAD; the protein is encoded by the coding sequence GTGCACGAGCAGACCTCCGGAACCCCCGCCGAATCCCCCGCGGACCTTCCCGCCGACGCCTCTTCCGCCGAGGGTCCCACCCTCTTCGACTGGGAGTTCGCGACCGACCCCTACCCGGCGTACGCCTGGCTGCGCGAGCACTCCCCGGTGCACCGCACCAAGCTGCCCAGCGGGGTCGAGGCGTGGCTCGTCACCCGGTACGCCGATGCCCGCCAGGCCCTCGCCGACCAGCGGCTCAGCAAGAATCCGGCGCACCACGCGGAGCCGGCGCACGCCAAGGGCAAGACCGGGATCCCGGGGGAGCGCAAGGCGGAGCTGATGACCCACCTGCTCAACATCGACCCGCCGGACCACACCCGGCTGCGGCGGCTGGTGTCGAAGGCCTTCACCCCGCGCAGGGTCGCCGAGTTCGCCCCGCGGGTGCAGGCGCTCACCGACCACCTGATCGACGCTTTCGCGGGGAAAGGTGAGGCTGATCTCATTCACGAGTTCGCCTTCCCGCTCCCCATCTACGCCATCTGCGAGATGCTCGGGGTACCGCGCGAGGACCAGGACGACTTCCGCGACTGGGCCGGCATGATGATCCGCCACGGCGGCGGTCCGCGCGGCGGAGTGGCCCGGTCGGTCAAGCAGATGCGGACCTACCTCGGCGAACTCATTCACCGCAAAAGGGATGATCTGGGTGATGACCTGATCTCCGACCTGATCCGGGCGAGCGATCACGGCGACCATCTGACGGAGGGCGAGGCCACCGCCATGGCCTTCATCCTGCTTTTCGCCGGTTTCGAGACCACCGTGAACCTCATCGGCAACGGGGTCCACTCCCTCTTCATGAACCCCGGGCAGCGCGAGCGCCTCCAGCTCTCCCTCGCCGCGGGGGAGAGCGGACTGCTGGCCACCGGGGTCGAGGAACTGCTGCGTTACGACGGGCCGGTGGAGCTGGCGACCTGGCGGTTCGCCACCGAGCCGCTGACCCTCGGCGGCATGCGGATCGAGGCCGGCGATCCGGTCCTGGTCGTCCTCGCGGCCGCCGACCGGGATCCGGAGCGCTTCGCGGACCCGGACACCCTCGACCTCTCCCGGACCGACAACCAGCACCTCGGATACGGTCACGGCATCCACTACTGCCTGGGCGCTCCGCTCGCCCGGCTCGAAGGACAGACCGCGCTCGCGACTTTGCTGACGCGTCTGCCCGATCTGGAACTGGCCGTTCCACCCCAAGACCTGCGCTGGCGCGGGGGGTTGATCATGCGAGGGCTGCGGACTCTTCCCGTTCGATTCGCGGCTCAAAACACTTGCGCGAAAGCTGATTAA
- a CDS encoding globin domain-containing protein, producing the protein MKSSFAVVERRAEHAVKFFYTHLFWHNPAVRALFPDSLHDMERQRDRLFAALTHVIAHLDDERLGPYLRDLGRDHRKFLVRPEHYAAVGASLLAALAETSGAAWTPPVEKAWAEAYQVMADAMTAGADASEDPPWWDAEVVRHLRYGPDIGVLTLRPHAPFPYLPGQYTSVSSDRVPTAWRTYSIGNAPRPDGTVDLHVSRVDRGRLSTALVRETGPGDVLRLGAAGGQLTFRREDRPVSLIAAGTGWAPIRALLEDLAEHPCDQDVRLFVVARDGAHLYDRPLIDAYAASCAWLAVTYITPAPGRHRNQATDRLATALGNRGLWPDQDVYLSGPPPFIAETAHLLRELGARPGRLFHDAVPARGHGYGERPLGFGEWFLDRPAPHWHDPSARAPRTY; encoded by the coding sequence TTGAAAAGCAGTTTCGCGGTGGTGGAGAGACGGGCCGAGCACGCCGTCAAGTTCTTCTACACCCACCTCTTCTGGCACAACCCCGCAGTCCGCGCGCTCTTCCCGGATTCCCTCCACGACATGGAACGCCAGCGGGACCGGCTCTTCGCCGCGCTCACCCACGTGATCGCCCACCTCGACGACGAGCGCCTCGGCCCCTACCTGCGCGACCTGGGACGCGACCACCGCAAGTTCCTGGTCCGCCCCGAGCACTACGCGGCCGTCGGCGCCAGCCTGCTCGCCGCACTCGCCGAGACCTCCGGCGCGGCCTGGACCCCGCCGGTCGAGAAGGCCTGGGCCGAGGCCTACCAGGTGATGGCCGACGCGATGACGGCCGGCGCCGACGCGAGCGAGGACCCGCCGTGGTGGGACGCGGAGGTCGTGCGCCACCTCCGGTACGGACCGGACATAGGCGTCCTCACGCTACGGCCGCACGCCCCCTTCCCCTATCTCCCCGGCCAGTACACGAGCGTGAGCAGCGACCGGGTCCCGACGGCCTGGCGCACCTACTCCATCGGCAACGCCCCCCGCCCCGACGGCACCGTCGACCTGCACGTCAGCCGGGTCGACCGCGGGCGGCTGAGCACCGCCCTGGTCCGCGAGACCGGGCCGGGCGACGTACTGCGGCTCGGCGCCGCCGGCGGGCAGCTGACCTTCCGCCGCGAGGACCGCCCGGTCAGCCTGATCGCCGCCGGCACCGGCTGGGCGCCCATCCGGGCCCTGCTGGAGGATCTCGCGGAGCACCCCTGCGATCAGGACGTACGGCTCTTCGTGGTGGCCCGGGACGGCGCGCACCTCTACGACCGCCCGCTCATCGACGCGTACGCCGCCAGCTGCGCCTGGCTCGCCGTCACCTACATCACGCCCGCCCCCGGACGCCACCGCAACCAGGCCACCGACCGGCTGGCGACCGCGCTGGGCAACCGGGGCCTGTGGCCGGACCAGGACGTCTACCTCAGCGGTCCGCCGCCGTTCATCGCGGAGACCGCCCACCTCCTGCGGGAGCTCGGCGCCCGCCCCGGCCGCCTCTTCCACGACGCGGTGCCGGCCCGGGGCCACGGGTACGGGGAGCGCCCGCTCGGATTCGGCGAGTGGTTCCTGGACCGCCCGGCGCCGCACTGGCACGACCCCTCGGCCCGCGCGCCGAGGACGTACTGA
- a CDS encoding nucleoside triphosphate pyrophosphohydrolase, with amino-acid sequence MTDHAEPTAAPAEPTGRIVLLTTSHRVAPGVLSWPAWQTLHAADRVLCADPGHPQLPYLREAGIEVTFESPDAHALVEACAGGRTVVVLPGGEGDQRLTDGLARLAGSGRVSMPDLELLPGSYDLPGARLLDLVQVMDRVRRECPWTSRQTHEGLAKYAIEEAYELVEAIEDGDREELREELGDVLLQVVFHARIAEEAGGDDGADGDGEDAVEAFSIDDVAGALVTKLIHRHPHVFGDAEAETPEDVSAHWQRTKAVEKRRESVTDGIPVGQPGLALAAKLAGRARTGGVAVELPRGEGIGYELLELAARAEAAGIDPETALRAAARAYRDAIRAAEGLAEPGE; translated from the coding sequence GTGACCGACCACGCCGAACCCACCGCCGCCCCCGCCGAGCCCACGGGCCGCATCGTCCTGCTGACCACCAGCCACCGGGTCGCCCCCGGCGTGCTGTCCTGGCCGGCGTGGCAGACCCTGCACGCCGCGGACCGGGTGCTGTGCGCCGACCCCGGCCACCCGCAGCTGCCGTACCTGCGGGAGGCGGGCATCGAAGTCACGTTCGAGAGCCCGGACGCGCACGCGCTGGTCGAGGCCTGCGCGGGCGGCCGTACGGTCGTGGTGCTCCCGGGCGGCGAGGGCGACCAGCGGCTAACCGACGGGCTGGCCCGGCTGGCCGGCTCGGGTCGCGTCTCCATGCCCGATCTGGAACTGCTCCCGGGCTCCTACGACCTGCCGGGCGCGCGCCTGCTCGACCTGGTCCAGGTGATGGACCGGGTCCGGCGCGAGTGCCCGTGGACCTCCCGGCAGACCCACGAGGGCCTGGCCAAGTACGCCATCGAGGAGGCGTACGAGCTGGTCGAGGCCATCGAGGACGGGGACCGGGAGGAGCTGCGCGAGGAACTCGGCGACGTGCTGCTCCAGGTGGTCTTCCACGCCCGGATCGCCGAGGAGGCCGGCGGGGACGACGGAGCCGACGGGGACGGCGAGGACGCCGTCGAGGCCTTCTCCATCGACGACGTGGCCGGGGCGCTCGTCACCAAGCTGATCCACCGGCACCCGCACGTCTTCGGTGACGCGGAGGCCGAGACCCCGGAGGACGTCAGCGCGCACTGGCAGCGCACCAAGGCGGTGGAGAAGCGGCGGGAGTCGGTCACCGACGGGATCCCGGTGGGCCAGCCCGGCCTGGCGCTCGCCGCCAAGCTCGCGGGCCGGGCCCGTACGGGAGGCGTGGCCGTGGAACTGCCCCGCGGCGAGGGCATCGGGTACGAGCTGCTGGAGCTCGCGGCCCGCGCCGAGGCGGCGGGCATCGACCCCGAGACCGCGCTGCGCGCGGCGGCCCGTGCCTACCGGGACGCGATCCGGGCGGCCGAGGGCCTGGCGGAGCCGGGCGAGTAG
- a CDS encoding SurA N-terminal domain-containing protein, protein MHRRTALSVSAALLVAAPLLSACSGEPRPGTAAVVGGERITTSALQAQVNDVRAAQNRSGQAAAELIASTPHLERQKLDALLQSRIIDKMADTAGLTATQKDIEDERKAYVDENGGNEQFEALLLQKGAMAPGQVDRFLRDRVLLTALTAKYGAGKLEEPARAAVKALHIEVNPRYGAWDAKEIKLGTGETPWITQRTRPEAAPAGA, encoded by the coding sequence TTGCACCGTCGCACAGCGCTCTCCGTATCCGCCGCCCTGCTCGTGGCGGCGCCCCTGCTGTCCGCCTGCTCGGGCGAGCCGCGACCCGGCACCGCGGCCGTCGTGGGCGGCGAACGGATCACCACCTCCGCGCTCCAGGCCCAGGTCAACGACGTCCGCGCGGCGCAGAACCGTTCCGGGCAGGCCGCCGCCGAGCTCATCGCCAGCACCCCCCACCTGGAGCGGCAGAAGCTCGACGCGCTCCTCCAGAGCCGGATCATCGACAAGATGGCCGACACCGCCGGGCTCACGGCCACCCAGAAGGACATCGAGGACGAACGCAAGGCGTACGTCGACGAGAACGGCGGCAACGAGCAGTTCGAGGCACTGCTCCTGCAGAAGGGGGCCATGGCCCCCGGCCAGGTCGACCGCTTCCTCCGGGACCGGGTGCTGCTCACCGCGCTCACCGCCAAGTACGGAGCCGGGAAGCTGGAGGAGCCCGCCCGCGCCGCCGTCAAGGCGCTGCACATCGAGGTGAACCCGCGCTACGGCGCCTGGGACGCCAAGGAGATCAAGCTCGGCACCGGGGAGACGCCCTGGATCACCCAGCGCACGCGGCCCGAGGCGGCGCCCGCCGGAGCCTGA
- a CDS encoding YfhO family protein — MSTTHRSPRPAARPSPRPAPRPSPHSSPHRSPRRRSLLGSALAALLTAVAVCAGDAAARVFPYGPRHRSINDLGNQFVPFHAQLWDLLHGRAEGGLLFNWRSGYGMSFLPDLGTYLTSPFAVLVGLFPRADIDLAVYVVTVLKTSAAAAAMAWLLRTQRRGPWWAAGLLGASYALCGWSVIEASYNPMWLDGLIAFPLLCLTGEWALRGRRILLAPLVVAVCWTANFYTAYMATLGAALVLLVRVVLTREGVRTRLSVIARGAGTTLLGIALAAPVLLPLFLSSGRAYPGWVKEFRPVTWADLFARLLPGTYSFSSPAVFVGTGTLLLVAALPFHRAVPPRTRLWWAGLTVAVALSLQWAPTHLAWHLFATPNGSPYRQTFVLAGIAVIAAWTGLAAGLPRPPALAAGAGVLAAAVLWAYDSPLVTAAGYALFAGGLVSAGAAWWALRHRRLARPAAALLALVLLAQAAATTAYGHKGKLGGLDDYPSWGPAHTARAEALAGAEGWPAYRTDPSRPALTGNDPLLLGGEGGAYYSSHTPDVFTRTMVALGAGWTSRGRNVQSIDNPVTDAVFAVGARLQPNGTVRRAQVPPLVTVRPPGAPLSYADDSPFANQEALLGARVYEDPLAPGICRAGTEAYLWAPEYNATARLADGPAFRLNGNAPRNRAALQPMGPSRGDSSALVFDAAPPPRWALSCLDRARLDAAVAGLRATSATSVKVGASEVHATLPPGTTGTAVLSVPAIAGWTCNGRPAADHLGLVAIPLSPGTTRVSCEFRPPGLVPGLAVLAGALGILLLAALRARAARSVSGPG; from the coding sequence ATGTCGACAACGCACCGCTCGCCGCGTCCCGCAGCGCGTCCCTCGCCGCGTCCCGCACCACGCCCCTCACCGCACAGCTCACCACACCGCTCACCGCGCCGCCGGAGTCTGCTCGGCTCGGCGCTCGCCGCCCTGCTCACGGCGGTGGCCGTGTGCGCCGGGGACGCCGCCGCCCGGGTGTTCCCGTACGGACCGCGCCACCGCAGCATCAACGACCTCGGCAACCAGTTCGTCCCCTTCCACGCGCAGCTGTGGGACCTCCTGCACGGCCGCGCGGAGGGCGGGCTGCTGTTCAACTGGCGCTCCGGATACGGCATGAGCTTCCTGCCGGACCTGGGCACCTATCTGACCAGCCCCTTCGCCGTCCTCGTCGGCCTCTTCCCGCGCGCGGACATCGACCTCGCCGTGTACGTCGTCACGGTGCTCAAGACGTCGGCCGCGGCGGCGGCGATGGCCTGGCTGCTGCGCACGCAGCGCCGCGGGCCCTGGTGGGCGGCCGGACTGCTCGGGGCCTCGTACGCGCTGTGCGGCTGGTCGGTGATCGAGGCCTCGTACAACCCGATGTGGCTGGACGGGCTGATCGCCTTCCCCCTGCTGTGCCTGACCGGTGAATGGGCCCTGCGCGGGCGCCGGATCCTGCTCGCGCCGCTGGTCGTCGCGGTCTGCTGGACGGCGAACTTCTACACCGCCTACATGGCCACCCTGGGTGCGGCGCTGGTGCTGCTGGTCCGGGTGGTACTCACCCGGGAAGGCGTCCGGACCCGGCTGTCGGTGATCGCGCGGGGCGCCGGGACGACCCTGCTCGGGATCGCGCTGGCGGCGCCCGTCCTGCTCCCCCTCTTCCTCAGCTCCGGGCGGGCCTACCCGGGGTGGGTCAAGGAGTTCCGGCCGGTGACCTGGGCGGACCTGTTCGCGCGGCTGCTGCCGGGGACGTACTCCTTCTCCTCCCCCGCCGTCTTCGTGGGCACCGGGACCCTGCTGCTGGTGGCCGCGCTGCCCTTCCACCGGGCGGTCCCCCCGCGCACCCGGCTGTGGTGGGCCGGGCTGACGGTGGCCGTGGCCCTCTCCCTCCAGTGGGCGCCGACCCATCTGGCCTGGCACCTGTTCGCCACCCCGAACGGAAGCCCGTACCGGCAGACCTTCGTGCTGGCCGGGATCGCCGTGATCGCCGCCTGGACCGGGCTGGCCGCGGGCCTGCCGCGGCCGCCGGCGCTGGCCGCGGGCGCGGGCGTCCTGGCGGCCGCCGTGCTGTGGGCGTACGACAGCCCCCTGGTGACGGCGGCGGGCTACGCGCTGTTCGCCGGCGGGCTGGTGTCGGCGGGCGCGGCCTGGTGGGCGCTGCGCCACCGCCGTCTCGCACGGCCGGCGGCCGCACTGCTCGCGCTGGTCCTGCTGGCACAGGCGGCCGCGACCACCGCCTACGGGCACAAGGGCAAGCTGGGCGGCCTGGACGACTACCCGTCCTGGGGGCCGGCGCACACCGCGCGCGCCGAGGCCCTGGCCGGTGCCGAGGGCTGGCCCGCGTACCGCACCGATCCGAGCCGGCCCGCCCTGACGGGCAACGACCCGCTGCTGCTCGGCGGCGAGGGCGGCGCGTACTACAGCAGCCACACCCCGGACGTGTTCACCCGCACGATGGTCGCGCTCGGGGCGGGCTGGACCTCGCGCGGACGCAACGTCCAGAGCATCGACAACCCGGTGACGGACGCCGTCTTCGCGGTCGGCGCGCGCCTGCAGCCGAACGGCACGGTACGGCGGGCCCAGGTGCCCCCGCTGGTGACGGTCCGCCCGCCCGGCGCCCCCCTCTCCTACGCCGACGACTCCCCCTTCGCCAACCAGGAGGCACTGCTGGGCGCCCGGGTGTACGAGGACCCGCTCGCACCCGGCATCTGCCGCGCGGGCACGGAGGCCTACCTGTGGGCCCCCGAGTACAACGCGACGGCCCGCCTCGCGGACGGCCCCGCCTTCCGCCTGAACGGCAACGCCCCCCGCAACCGGGCCGCCCTCCAGCCGATGGGCCCCTCCCGCGGGGACTCCTCGGCCCTGGTCTTCGACGCGGCCCCGCCCCCGCGGTGGGCCCTGTCCTGCCTGGACCGGGCGCGGCTCGACGCCGCGGTGGCCGGCCTGCGGGCAACGTCCGCGACCTCGGTGAAGGTAGGCGCCTCCGAGGTCCACGCCACGCTCCCGCCGGGCACGACGGGCACCGCGGTCCTCTCGGTCCCCGCGATCGCCGGCTGGACCTGCAACGGGCGCCCGGCCGCCGACCACCTGGGGCTGGTGGCGATTCCGCTCTCCCCCGGCACCACCCGGGTGAGCTGTGAGTTCCGCCCGCCGGGTCTGGTCCCGGGGCTGGCGGTCCTGGCGGGCGCGCTGGGGATCCTGCTGCTCGCCGCCCTGCGGGCCCGCGCCGCCCGCTCGGTCAGCGGACCTGGCTGA